In Candidatus Dependentiae bacterium, one genomic interval encodes:
- a CDS encoding thioredoxin family protein: MIKKLYIISLLSLMSSVTQAKVIEIDGQQDLDNKLKHPHVVIKFYRPGCPHCRAIESDYKKISDKANKDRKDKIIFLGINTDTKGNQTIYPKWKVNGVPKLFFVKNGQKKEIPRKRDFAQSFEKDIHEHFDSKSQ, translated from the coding sequence ATGATAAAAAAACTATACATAATTTCATTACTTTCGCTCATGTCTTCAGTAACACAAGCAAAGGTTATTGAAATTGACGGACAACAAGATCTCGATAACAAACTAAAACATCCACATGTAGTCATCAAATTCTATCGCCCCGGATGCCCTCATTGCAGAGCAATCGAATCCGACTACAAAAAAATATCTGATAAAGCAAACAAAGATCGCAAAGATAAAATCATCTTTTTGGGAATAAACACCGATACAAAAGGAAACCAAACTATTTACCCAAAATGGAAAGTCAACGGTGTGCCAAAACTATTTTTCGTAAAAAATGGACAAAAAAAAGAGATTCCACGCAAAAGAGATTTTGCACAATCGTTTGAAAAAGATATTCACGAACATTTTGATTCAAAATCTCAATAA